One window of Bacteroides sp. AN502(2024) genomic DNA carries:
- a CDS encoding zeta toxin family protein: MVKGNRKPELIVIAGSNGSGKTSVTRKFLYHEYSDDTVYINPDPWQALYTAIFH, encoded by the coding sequence ATGGTTAAGGGAAACAGAAAACCGGAACTAATAGTGATAGCCGGGTCCAACGGGTCGGGCAAGACATCTGTAACTCGGAAATTTCTGTACCACGAATACTCAGACGACACGGTTTATATCAATCCCGACCCGTGGCAAGCCTTATATACGGCGATTTTTCATTAA
- a CDS encoding HU family DNA-binding protein yields the protein MALKYVIKKRIFGFDKTKAEKYVAQNVITNTVEFRDLCEEITKVGMVPSGAVKFVLDALIDTLNINLRKGISVQLGDFGCFRPGMNCESKDAEKDVDSDTIRRVKIIFTPGYKFKEMLSKVSIQKMVASNDDTISSGQPDPNPDDDKEEAPDPEA from the coding sequence ATGGCACTTAAATACGTCATAAAAAAAAGAATATTCGGCTTTGATAAAACTAAAGCTGAAAAGTATGTAGCACAAAATGTAATCACCAATACGGTGGAATTCAGAGATTTGTGCGAGGAAATCACCAAAGTGGGAATGGTTCCTAGCGGAGCGGTAAAATTTGTACTCGATGCCTTAATCGATACACTGAATATCAATCTTAGAAAAGGTATTTCTGTTCAATTAGGAGATTTCGGTTGCTTCCGTCCGGGTATGAATTGTGAAAGTAAAGATGCAGAAAAAGATGTAGATAGCGACACAATTCGTAGAGTGAAAATCATTTTTACTCCGGGCTACAAGTTCAAGGAAATGTTAAGCAAAGTCAGTATCCAAAAGATGGTTGCTTCTAATGACGACACCATCAGCTCGGGACAACCGGATCCCAACCCGGATGACGACAAAGAAGAAGCACCGGATCCGGAAGCATAA
- a CDS encoding DKNYY domain-containing protein, with product MKIKQHRRKVLFKSIIIAIIFYWLISFFFGFPVPRGTRVTPNYSTYYENWRGIYYISVENVLNLINFGHWGYLEDVDKETFIILDDNWAKDKNHVWYQDKTIKTVDVASFDVDKSGLPKDKYHVYVYDVDMHSFRPSKCNMDVTTAEHFVFKNNGQDWTWMRDKNFVYYDETKLDVDRNTFAPLGKTYWWTDKDYVYIDRWNSSLKKCELIKVDSLQSPVDTLNTGSHYLRNGRNMIHLSSVIARDIEVYRFEEVGLSKCIINDMLFENGERILKDSLDVAEAKFYFYGHIATDKNHVFYSRKQLNDIDAASFHQIDDEIFEDKYYIYTIKENAWREEYPFERKRK from the coding sequence ATGAAAATCAAGCAACATAGGCGTAAAGTACTGTTCAAATCAATTATAATCGCCATTATATTTTATTGGCTTATATCGTTTTTCTTCGGATTTCCTGTTCCGAGAGGAACACGAGTTACCCCCAATTACAGTACATATTATGAAAATTGGAGAGGTATCTACTATATATCCGTTGAGAATGTGTTAAATCTAATAAATTTTGGTCATTGGGGATATTTGGAAGATGTGGATAAAGAGACATTTATAATATTGGATGACAACTGGGCAAAGGACAAAAATCATGTATGGTATCAAGACAAAACTATAAAAACAGTGGATGTCGCATCTTTCGATGTAGATAAAAGTGGCTTGCCGAAAGATAAATACCATGTATATGTTTATGATGTGGATATGCATAGTTTTCGTCCATCTAAATGTAATATGGATGTGACTACTGCCGAACATTTCGTCTTTAAAAATAACGGTCAGGATTGGACATGGATGCGCGACAAAAATTTTGTCTATTACGATGAGACAAAACTCGATGTAGACAGAAATACTTTCGCTCCATTAGGAAAGACTTATTGGTGGACAGATAAAGATTATGTCTATATAGATCGTTGGAACAGTTCGCTTAAAAAATGTGAACTTATAAAGGTCGATTCCTTGCAGTCACCCGTCGATACGCTGAATACTGGCAGTCATTATCTGCGTAACGGAAGAAATATGATCCATCTTAGTAGCGTTATCGCAAGAGACATCGAAGTGTACCGTTTCGAGGAAGTCGGTTTAAGCAAATGTATTATCAATGATATGTTGTTTGAAAATGGGGAGCGTATATTGAAAGACTCTCTTGATGTTGCCGAAGCTAAGTTCTATTTTTATGGACATATTGCTACAGATAAAAATCATGTTTTTTACTCTCGAAAACAACTCAATGACATTGATGCTGCATCTTTTCATCAAATAGATGATGAAATTTTTGAGGACAAATATTATATATACACCATAAAAGAAAATGCTTGGCGAGAGGAATATCCATTTGAACGAAAAAGGAAGTAA